One part of the Rutidosis leptorrhynchoides isolate AG116_Rl617_1_P2 chromosome 1, CSIRO_AGI_Rlap_v1, whole genome shotgun sequence genome encodes these proteins:
- the LOC139851939 gene encoding uncharacterized protein, translated as MLASLRVSQDDCPKRKRPFRSLHPSETERGCQWWIQSSSYFQGDVVEDEKNTQDDNQVEEELGGSLKELLQEESEQTSDPHPTQKGNKLQELLRMVNMLTKRVDDQEKELADCKKKLDDHEKRLKEQEHQEHQYADNEDAYVDPRSFSDNDTSPRVVRRGKRERRPTHFLNSPFTTPGYRKPLEKLSDEVASRVKRLKVSHQGTKEAENVLPMETEKPTEKGAEKAVDKQDENVALVSEEIEQGVDLPLVNEAEKQADQHDVSE; from the exons atgcttgcgtccttgcgtgtatcGCAA GATGATTGTCCGAAGAGAAAAAGACCTTTTCGTTCCCTGCACCCATCTGAGACAGAGAGAGGTTGTCAATGGTGGATCCAGAGTTCCTCTTACTTTCAAGGAGATGTTGTTGAAGACGAGAAAAATACACAAGATGATAATCAAGTTGAAGAGGAGTTGGGTGGCAGTTTGAAGGAATTATTGCAGGAGGAGTCAGAGCAGACCTCGGACCCTCATCCAACACAAAAAGGCAACAAATTGCAGGAATTGTTGCGTATGGTTAATATGTTGACTAAGAGGGTGGatgatcaagaaaaggagttggcTGATTGTAAAAAGAAGCTTGATGATCATGAAAAACGTTTGAAAGAACAGGAACACCAGGAACATCAG TATGCTGATAACGAGGATGCATATGTGGATCCTCGATCTTTCTCTGACAATGATACATCTCCGAGGGTTGTTAGACGTGGGAAAAGAGAAAGAAGGCCCACTCATTTTTTAAATTCCCCTTTCACAACACCGGGCTACAGAAAACCATTGGAGAAG TTGTCTGACGAAGTAGCTTCTAGAGTAAAAAGGCTGAAAGTTTCTCATCAAGGGACTAAAGAAGCTGAGAATGTGTTGCCAATGGAAACTGAAAAGCCTACTGAAAAAGGGGCTGAAAAAGCTGTTGATAAACAAGATGAGAACGTGGCTCTGGTGTCTGAGGAGATTGAGCAAGGAGTTGATTTGCCATTGGTTAATGAAGCAGAAAAACAAGCAGACCAGCATGATGTTAGTGAATGA
- the LOC139852011 gene encoding uncharacterized protein yields MHQLPENLQSVQILPIHNVHQNLPTHDVQQNLPTNEESTNLQTPNLEEARPEVPPPNTEEFDFFNYGVENVCKIKKTDHPFESVVASSASEEENDREDQDEDENEEEEEKKDVFWNMPLLLSEHDQETESTSQITTSYRVSDLIKVRQTFLNKDDFVNHLYTKCLEENFQIKPVKSDKSRFTAKCMLPNCEWKCSAYKIRHTDNFIVKKLHDVHTCSRTQIMGNNKHASKKVLGSILMESFKAANRDYNPKDIRDDVGNRFRVSISYNQAWRAKCHAIEMLRGSMDDSFRMLPIYLHNIKIHNPGSMTNVVTDNENRFVMCYMSFGAVIRSFVQNVRPIIIVDGAHLKAGYLGTNLVAVAMDANNGILPLAYGIGEGETNEVWSWFFGNLRDHLESCVSVSCLNMCHKLTYIETQERKKNLAYVIKHTQIRKQ; encoded by the exons atgcatcaactcccagaaaacttacagtcagtgcaaatcctaccaatacacaatgtccatcaaaacctaccaacacacgatgtccaacaaaacctaccaacaaacgaggagagcacaaaccttcagacacccaatttggaagaagcacgacctgaagtaccacctccaaacacagaagagtttgatttcttcaactatggagttgagaacgtatgtaaaattaaaaaaacagatcacccttttgaatcagttgtcgcgtctagtgcttcggaggaagaaaatgacagagaagatcaagatgaagatgaaaatgaagaagaggaagaaaaaaaggatgtattctggaatatgccacttttattgagtgagcatgaccaagagactgaatctacgagccaaataacaaccagttatagagtatccgatttgattaaagttcgacaaacttttttaaacaaggatgattttgtaaaccatctatacacaaaatgtcttgaagaaaacttccaaattaagcctgtaaagtctgacaaatctcgattcactgctaaatgcatgttgccaaattgtgagtggaaatgtagtgcatacaaaatacgccacactgacaacttcatcgtaaagaaattgcatgacgtacacacatgctcacgtacccaaattatgggaaataataaacatgcttccaaaaaggtgttaggaagtattctgatggaatcgttcaaagctgcaaatcgagactataatccaaaagatatacgtgatgatgttggcaaccgttttcgggtgagcatttcttacaatcaagcatggagagccaagtgtcatgcaatagagatgcttcgtggcagtatggatgactcgttccgaatgcttcccatttatcttcataacattaagattcataacccaggaagcatgacaaatgtggtgactgacaatgaaaatagattcgtgatgtgttacatgtcctttggcgcagtt attcgatcatttgtccaaaatgttcgccctattatcatcgttgatggtgcacatttgaaagctggatacttgggtacaaatttagtcgctgttgcaatggatgccaataacggaattttgccattggcttatggaattggtgaaggcgagacaaacgaggtttggtcatggttttttggcaatctaagagatcatttagaaagttgtg TCTCAGTTAGTTGTTTAAATATGTGTCATAAATTGACCTACATAGAGACGCAAGAACGCAAGAAAAATCTTGCGTATGTCATCAAACACACGCAAATACGCAAACAATAA